From a single Apostichopus japonicus isolate 1M-3 chromosome 12, ASM3797524v1, whole genome shotgun sequence genomic region:
- the LOC139977807 gene encoding uncharacterized protein isoform X2 — protein sequence MSTTIIKVKPRIQIFVQDSEVLSTESMEVIVEVNFHIACIGFGHQSKVTLRSMSAYSQNLSTYHHEEGNGTGRIEIICDANGCHFDRWEYCEDTNVCEFETKYHLTVRCLRMSTKGKLSMIGNIIAFLSVES from the exons ATGTCAACTACAATTATCAAAG TTAAACCACGAATACAGATTTTCGTTCAGGATTCGGAAGTGCTGTCTACAGAATCTATGGAAGTTATAGTAGAAGTCAATTTTCACATTGCATGCATTGGGTTTGGTCATCAGTCAAAAGTGACGCTACGATCAATGTCTGCTTATTCACAAAACCTGTCCACGTATCATCATGAAGAAGGAAATGGCACCGGTCGAATAGAAATAATATG TGATGCCAACGGTTGTCATTTTGATAGATGGGAATATTGTGAAGACACCAATGTATGCGAGTTCGAAACAAAATATCACCTTACAGTGCGTTGCCTACGGATGTCGACCAAGGGTAAACTTAGTATG ATCGGCAACATCATCGCATTCTTGTCGGTGGAGTCATAG
- the LOC139977806 gene encoding megakaryocyte-associated tyrosine-protein kinase-like — MFASDELASGPHGFQTSNAITLCMISRHLSSALIYLHKRGYVHPGISARKVLLTDQGVSKLYDFLPIQLAKVRVESLLKKDDPPLSWMAPEVLFLDQYCMSSDVWSFAVLLWELYSFGATPYKEMTSDEVERCIRQCKYLDCSISCPGFVYGIMISSWEKDSSKRPSFDKIFSMLDENALFYEDDFQERTSKDVTSNHIYFCLEAHVEDDYTELLRSADASCTAKQSD, encoded by the exons ATGTTTGCAAGTGACGAATTGGCAAGCGGACCACATGGATTCCAAACTAGCAATGCTATAACGCTCTGTATGATATCTAGACACCTGTCAAGTGCTCTCATATACCTTCACAAGAGAGGG TACGTTCATCCAGGAATATCTGCAAGGAAAGTGTTATTAACCGATCAAGGAGTCAGCAAACTGTATGACTTTTTACCTATACAATTAGCAAAAGTGCGAGTCGAGTCATTGTTGAAAAAG GATGACCCTCCCTTGTCGTGGATGGCCCCCGAAGTTTTGTTTTTAGACCAGTACTGCATGTCGTCGGATGTTTGGTCATTTGCGGTGCTGCTTTGGGAACTTTACAGTTTTG GTGCAACTCCGTACAAAGAAATGACATCAGACGAAGTAGAACGATGTATCAGGCAATGTAAATACCTTGATTGTTCCATCTCATGTCCTGGTTTCGT ATACGGTATAATGATCTCTTCTTGGGAAAAGGACTCGTCGAAAAGGCCATCTTTCGATAAAATTTTCTCGATGCTAGATGAAAATGCACTTTTTTATGAAGAT GACTTTCAAGAAAGGACAAGCAAAGATGTTACTTCGAACCATATTTACTTCTGTTTAGAGGCACACGTGGAAGACGATTACACGGAACTATTGCGCTCTGCGGATGCTTCTTGCACCGCTAAACAGTCAGACTAG
- the LOC139977807 gene encoding uncharacterized protein isoform X1 — MIMFVLRQLCKGTRRELLVNMSEIVRIRSTETNLEMREPQHKDFENRINHEENLLVQRRNQLFEWNKAKSMVLLPSKGNLMKYWLAEYESPEHRKVIARCVSGSLQYFYIFQQLIKESCFVILSSTSLTATFPDYG, encoded by the exons ATGATCATGTTTGTTCTGCGTCAATTATGTAAAG GAACGCGAAGAGAACTGCTGGTAAACATGAG TGAAATAGTGAGAATCCGATCCACAGAAACTAATTTAGAAATGAGGGAACCACAGCACAAAGACTTTGAAAACCGCATCAATCACG AGGAGAATTTACTTGTCCAAAGGAGAAACCAGTTATTCGAATGGAACAAAGCTAAATCAATGGTATTACTGCCGTCAAAAGGAAACTTGATGAAGTATTGGTTAGCCGAATACGAATCCCCTGAACATCGTAAAGTTATCGCCAGATGTGTCTCTGGTAGCTTacaatacttttatatatttcaacagCTTATTAAAGAGAGTTGCTTTGTAATTCTATCTTCTACATCTTTGACTGCTACATTTCCAGACTATGGTTAA
- the LOC139977361 gene encoding uncharacterized protein — MTSINHYLRVAVFICGCMLVHGAIIRFNEPRVRHIDSGSRIFVSVFLPVPTTTVQATVTVTDDDGISPLPNSATVSFYTSLDIDAILAANRVVERVNPISVTSDGVNTDYPVDIFDFGVDLSFKIFVTLAADVGSLTPVTVTQLDTVEFRIYNTFGYFANFLIINPSAVKGKDDDDVIVYAIGPTIVGSTSLEVTLEKDGNLLNDGGILLLSTAIDPTPSDQGMYWTFKKTKRNRDSRLGEYKLYSIYLELASLPNPVAFVQRASTHLDTNGMTTITVYRRNRDSESLERPLTFGVRKTSLSNSIRWFSNGRRVNQGPRFTIRTIHGAGIYTLHRYTRKKRSWFINIRVYLAVCLRGEIENQGSCSDTVPCLCVNGGICGSITTPICQCPPCFRGIYCEHSALTEDPFAIAESKDIKCGDLPNGNRRCKGYLFCLGGNYGCSCGCGWQGTNCDTPCKDGFFGADCLQRCNCLDSSCDRVTGQCRSSGCPSGYHGFNCQVPTTMSFGDEFLI, encoded by the exons TGCATGGCGCCATCATTCGATTTAATGAACCGAGAGTTCGTCATATTGATTCCGGGTCTAGAATTTTTGTCAGCGTTTTCCTTCCAGTACCAACGACGACCGTACAGGCGACCGTTACTGTAACCGACGATGATGGGATAAGCCCACTCCCAAACAGCGCTACCGTTAGCTTTT ACACGTCTCTTGATATAGACGCCATCCTAGCGGCGAACCGTGTAGTGGAACGAGTCAATCCAATATCTGTGACTTCTGACGGGGTCAACACAGATTACCCAGTAGATATCTTTGACTTCGGGGTAGACCTATCGTTCAAAATATTCGTGACACTGGCAGCTGACGTAGGCAGTCTTACGCCTGTCACCGTGACTCAACTAGATACGGTTGAGTTCAGAATATACAACACATTTG GttattttgcaaactttttAATAATTAACCCGTCAGCTGTTAAGGGAAAAGATGATGATGACGTTATTGTGTATGCAATAGGACCTACTATTGTAGGAAGTACATCACTGGAAGTAACTCTAGAAAAGGACGGTAATTTATTGAATGACGGTGGCATACTACTTCTAAGTACAGCCATTGACCCAACGCCTTCCGACCAGGGCATGTACTGGACCTTCAAGAAGACGAAACGAAATCGTGATAGTCGCCTGGgagaatataaattatattccaTCTATCTGGAATTAGCTTCACTTCCAAATCCAGTTGCATTTGTACAACGTGCATCAA CACATCTAGATACAAACGGGATGACAACTATTACTGTTTACCGAAGAAATCGAGATTCAGAAAGTTTAGAGAGGCCCCTGACTTTTGGCGTGAGAAAGACAAGCTTAAGTAATTCCATTAGATGGTTTAGCAATGGACGCCGTGTCAATCAAGGACCCAGGTTTACCATTCGAACGATCCACGGAGCTGGTATCTATACTTTACACAGATACACACGAAAAAAACGAAGTTGGTTTATCAATATTCGGGTATATTTGGCAG TGTGTCTCAGAGGTGAAATTGAAAACCAAGGAAGTTGCAGCGACACTGTACCATGTCTCTGTGTTAATGGAGGTATCTGCGGCAGCATCACGACACCCATATGCCAATGTCCACCGTGCTTTAGAGGAATCTATTGCGAACATA GCGCTCTCACTGAAGATCCGTTCGCCATTGCTGAAAGTAAGGACATCAAATGTGGCGACTTACCGAACGGAAACAGAAGGTGTAAAGGTTACCTATTCTGTCTCGGTGGTAACTATGGTTGCAGCTGCGGCTGTGGATGGCAAGGAACTAATTGTGATACCC CTTGTAAAGATGGATTCTTCGGTGCTGACTGCTTACAGAGATGCAACTGCTTAGATTCGTCATGTGACCGAGTGACAGGTCAGTGCAGGTCATCGGGCTGTCCTTCTGGTTACCATGGATTCAACTGTCAAGTACCAACCACGATGAGCTTTGGTGACGAATTTCTGATTTGA